In Oceanotoga teriensis, the genomic window ATATACAATATATATTTGTAAAAAAAACATTAATTTAATATAAAGAATAATATTAAAAAATAAAAAATAGGAGGTATTCTTATGGGTGCTATTTTTCAACTGGCCGGAATAATTGCCGGAGCCTTAGGAATAATTTTTACAGTATTTTTAACTTTTAGAGTTTTGGAAAGAGATCCTGGAAATGAAAAAATGAAAAAAATATCTGAAGCTATACAAATAGGTGCAAAAGCCTTTTTAATTTCTGAATATAAAATATTATACATAATTGTTATAGCATTTTCTTTATTTTTAGGTTTTTCAAATTCTTGGGAGATGGCTGTAGCATTTATTTTTGGTGCAACATTATCGGTATTATCGGGTTTTTTTGGTATGAATATTGCTACAAAAGCTAATACAAGAACAGCTCAATCTGCAACAAAATCTTTATCTAAAGCATTAAAAGTTGCATTTAATGGTGGAGCTGTTATGGGAATGACTGTAGCATCATTGGGACTTTTTGGTTTAGGCGTTGTTTTCTTTTTAACCAATGGAAATACTGTAGTTATGAGTGGATATGCTATGGGAGCATCTTTTGTTGCACTTTTTGCCAGAGTTGGCGGAGGTATTTTTACAAAAGCAGCAGATGTTGGTGCAGATTTGGTTGGTAAAACAGAGGCTAATATACCAGAAGATGATCCAAGAAATCCAGCTACAATTGCAGATAATGTTGGCGATAATGTTGGAGACGTTGCTGGAATGGGTGCTGATCTATATGAATCTTATGTAGGTTCAATTTATTCAGCTTCTGCTTTGGGAGCTTTAACTTTCTCAGCTAAAGGTGCTGTTTTTCCATTTTTAATAGCATCTTTTGGAATTATTTCAGCAATAATCGGTATTCTTTTTGTTAATCTTAAAGTTAAAGAAAATGATTCTATAGATCCTTCTAAAATGCTTCATGGAGGAACTTATATTGCTAATATAATGGAACTCATAGCTGTATTTATTTTATCCAAAGTTATTTTAGGATCTTATAAAGCGGCCATTGTAATAACATTAGGTATGGTGGTAGGAATCTTAATAGGTGGTATAACTGAATATTATACAGCTAAAAAACCTGTTATAAAACTTGCAAAAACAGCGACATCAGGTTCTGCACCTTTGCTCATAAATGGGATGGCATTAGGTATGGAATCTACAGCTATTCCTGTGATATTAATATCTATTGCTACAATTGTATCTTTTAATATATTAGGCCTTTTTGGAATAGCTCTTGCAGCTGTTGGTATGCTTGCTACTCTTGGAATAACTCTTGCAATAGATGCTTATGGACCTATTGCAGATAATGCTGG contains:
- a CDS encoding sodium-translocating pyrophosphatase; this translates as MGAIFQLAGIIAGALGIIFTVFLTFRVLERDPGNEKMKKISEAIQIGAKAFLISEYKILYIIVIAFSLFLGFSNSWEMAVAFIFGATLSVLSGFFGMNIATKANTRTAQSATKSLSKALKVAFNGGAVMGMTVASLGLFGLGVVFFLTNGNTVVMSGYAMGASFVALFARVGGGIFTKAADVGADLVGKTEANIPEDDPRNPATIADNVGDNVGDVAGMGADLYESYVGSIYSASALGALTFSAKGAVFPFLIASFGIISAIIGILFVNLKVKENDSIDPSKMLHGGTYIANIMELIAVFILSKVILGSYKAAIVITLGMVVGILIGGITEYYTAKKPVIKLAKTATSGSAPLLINGMALGMESTAIPVILISIATIVSFNILGLFGIALAAVGMLATLGITLAIDAYGPIADNAGGIAEMAGLDPEVRKRTDKLDSVGNTTAAIGKGFAIGSATLTALALFSTYIQVANVSIVDLNDSNVFVGALIGAMLPFLFSSLAMKAVGDSANIMVIEVRRQFKEIPGLMDGKAEPDYAKCVEIATKGALKKMTLPSLLAVLSPVIIYFLLGKVAVAGTLAGTTVAGVMLAIFMSNAGGAWDNAKKYIETGEFGGKGSMSHKASVIGDTVGDPFKDTAGPAINILIKLMSIVSIVIIPILIKFFE